In the Bradyrhizobium guangzhouense genome, one interval contains:
- a CDS encoding FAD-dependent monooxygenase: protein MALPRTIVIAGAGIGGLTAALALAQRGFRIVVLEKAERLEEVGAGLQLSPNASRVLVELGLAERLKLRAVVPDAVSIMSARAGGELLRMPLGEAASARAGAPYWVVHRADLQSALAGAAADHPDIDLKLGATFEDVAPHAKGLTVVHRSGTIRRSDLASALIGADGIWSTVRQHLFAEVQPRFSGLIAWRGTLDATQLPKDFTARRVQLWMGPNAHLVAYPIAGGRQLNVVAVLPGTWNRPGWSTPGDPFEVMEAFAAPRWPPTARMMLATVDSWRKWALFGVPDGCPWSKGPVALLGDAVHAMLPFAAQGAGMAIEDAAVLARHLSLETAENTAGITAALTQYGRARQARVRKVQQTAQQQGRIYHLGGPLALARDLVIRALGPERMLARQDWIYGWRP from the coding sequence GTGGCCCTCCCGCGAACGATCGTCATTGCCGGTGCCGGGATCGGGGGACTGACGGCTGCGCTTGCGTTGGCGCAGCGCGGGTTTCGCATCGTCGTGCTGGAAAAGGCGGAGCGGCTCGAGGAGGTCGGCGCCGGCCTGCAACTCTCTCCCAATGCCAGCCGCGTGCTGGTCGAGCTTGGCCTCGCCGAGCGGCTCAAGCTGCGCGCCGTGGTCCCGGACGCGGTCTCGATCATGAGCGCGCGCGCCGGCGGCGAGCTGTTGCGCATGCCGCTCGGTGAGGCGGCCTCCGCGCGCGCCGGGGCCCCCTATTGGGTGGTGCACCGCGCCGACCTGCAATCGGCGCTCGCGGGCGCGGCCGCCGACCATCCCGATATCGATTTGAAGCTGGGTGCGACCTTCGAGGATGTCGCGCCTCACGCCAAGGGACTGACGGTGGTCCATCGCAGCGGCACCATCCGTCGCAGCGATCTCGCCAGTGCGCTGATCGGCGCCGACGGCATCTGGTCGACGGTGCGCCAGCATCTGTTTGCCGAGGTGCAGCCGCGCTTCTCCGGCCTGATCGCCTGGCGCGGCACGCTGGACGCCACGCAATTGCCGAAGGATTTCACGGCGCGGCGGGTGCAGCTCTGGATGGGCCCGAACGCGCATCTGGTCGCCTACCCCATCGCGGGCGGCCGGCAGCTCAACGTGGTGGCGGTGCTGCCGGGCACCTGGAACAGGCCGGGCTGGAGCACGCCGGGCGATCCGTTCGAGGTGATGGAGGCTTTCGCCGCGCCGCGCTGGCCGCCGACGGCGCGAATGATGCTGGCCACCGTCGACAGCTGGCGCAAATGGGCGCTGTTCGGCGTGCCCGATGGATGCCCCTGGAGCAAGGGCCCGGTCGCGCTGCTCGGCGATGCCGTGCATGCGATGCTGCCGTTTGCCGCGCAGGGCGCCGGCATGGCGATCGAGGATGCGGCCGTGCTCGCGCGGCATCTGAGCCTCGAGACGGCCGAAAATACCGCTGGCATCACCGCGGCGCTGACCCAGTACGGTCGTGCGCGTCAGGCCCGTGTCAGGAAGGTGCAGCAGACCGCGCAGCAACAGGGCCGCATCTATCATCTGGGCGGTCCCCTCGCGCTCGCGCGCGATCTGGTGATCCGCGCGCTGGGACCTGAGCGCATGCTGGCGCGGCAGGACTGGATCTACGGCTGGCGGCCCTGA
- a CDS encoding zinc-finger domain-containing protein translates to MSDHVVPHFHNDAGVPVIEIGSQEFMCVGANPPFDHPHVFLDLGNDNEIICPYCSTLYRFAADLKAGEARPPECVLKDKVA, encoded by the coding sequence ATGTCCGACCATGTCGTCCCGCACTTCCATAACGATGCCGGTGTCCCCGTCATCGAGATCGGCTCGCAAGAGTTCATGTGCGTCGGCGCCAATCCTCCGTTCGATCATCCGCACGTCTTCCTGGACCTCGGCAACGACAACGAGATCATCTGCCCGTATTGCTCGACGCTGTACCGCTTCGCCGCAGACCTGAAGGCCGGCGAAGCCCGCCCGCCGGAATGCGTGCTGAAGGACAAGGTGGCCTGA
- a CDS encoding alpha/beta fold hydrolase → MPSFHNGAVEIAYLDEGEGEPIILVHGFASSKNVNWVYPTWVSELRKSGRRVIALDNRGHGESAKLYDPAQYSIPTMAGDVLALMDHLAIPQADIMGYSMGGRMTAWLGLNEPQRLRSAILGGIGIGGLIEGTGPGENVAEALEAPSLDDVSDPVGRTFRAFADQTRSDRVALAACLRGTRELMTREEAARIDVPVLVAVGSTDDVAGSASALGAIIPGSEVLDIPGRDHMRAVGDKVYKSGVLDFLSRRG, encoded by the coding sequence ATGCCGAGCTTTCACAACGGCGCCGTCGAAATTGCCTATCTCGACGAAGGCGAGGGCGAACCGATCATCCTGGTGCACGGCTTTGCCTCCAGCAAGAACGTGAACTGGGTCTATCCGACCTGGGTCTCGGAGCTGCGCAAGAGCGGCCGCCGCGTCATCGCGCTGGACAATCGCGGCCATGGCGAAAGCGCCAAGCTCTACGATCCCGCGCAATACTCGATCCCAACCATGGCCGGCGACGTGCTGGCGCTGATGGACCACCTCGCCATCCCGCAGGCCGACATCATGGGCTATTCGATGGGCGGGCGGATGACGGCCTGGCTCGGCCTCAACGAGCCGCAGCGCCTGCGCTCGGCGATCCTCGGCGGCATCGGCATCGGCGGCCTGATCGAGGGCACCGGGCCCGGCGAGAACGTCGCAGAGGCGCTGGAAGCGCCGTCGCTCGACGACGTCAGCGATCCCGTCGGCCGCACCTTCCGCGCGTTTGCCGATCAGACCCGCTCCGACCGTGTGGCCCTTGCGGCCTGCCTGCGCGGCACGCGCGAGCTCATGACCAGGGAAGAGGCCGCGCGGATCGACGTGCCCGTGCTGGTCGCTGTCGGCTCGACCGATGACGTCGCGGGCTCGGCCAGCGCGCTCGGGGCGATCATCCCGGGATCCGAAGTGCTCGATATTCCCGGCCGCGATCACATGCGTGCGGTCGGCGACAAGGTCTACAAATCGGGCGTGCTGGATTTCCTGTCACGCCGCGGGTGA
- the cysE gene encoding serine O-acetyltransferase gives MAVHQVNPGGKLASLDPIWERIRGEAEDIVHREPELATFIYSTVLHHSRLEDSVIHRLADRLDHSALSGDLVRQTYDEALRDDPDLGNAFRADLVAVYDRDPATSRFIDPLLYFKGFHAIQTHRLAHWLYLKGRKDFAYYLQSRASAVFQTDINPAARIGRGIFLDHATGFVCGETAVIEDDVSILHGVTLGGTGKENEDRHPKIRHGVLIGAGAKILGNIEIGHCARIAAGSVVVKPVPHNVTVAGVPAKVVGEAGCAEPSRTMDQMINAMGL, from the coding sequence ATGGCAGTGCATCAGGTCAATCCGGGAGGAAAGCTCGCTTCGCTCGATCCGATCTGGGAGCGGATTCGCGGCGAGGCGGAGGACATCGTCCATCGCGAGCCCGAGCTTGCAACCTTCATCTACTCGACGGTGCTGCATCACAGCCGCCTCGAGGATTCCGTGATCCACCGCCTCGCCGACCGGCTCGATCATTCGGCGCTGTCGGGCGATCTGGTGCGCCAGACCTATGACGAAGCCCTGCGCGACGATCCCGATCTCGGCAATGCCTTCCGCGCCGACCTCGTCGCCGTCTACGACCGCGATCCCGCGACCTCGCGCTTCATCGATCCCTTGCTCTACTTCAAGGGCTTTCACGCCATCCAGACCCATCGTCTCGCGCACTGGCTCTATCTCAAGGGCCGCAAGGATTTTGCGTATTATCTCCAGAGCCGCGCCTCCGCGGTGTTCCAGACCGACATCAATCCCGCCGCGCGCATCGGCCGCGGCATCTTCCTCGACCACGCCACCGGCTTCGTCTGCGGCGAGACGGCCGTGATCGAGGACGACGTCTCGATCCTGCACGGCGTCACGCTCGGCGGCACCGGCAAGGAGAACGAGGATCGTCATCCGAAGATCCGCCATGGCGTGTTGATCGGCGCCGGCGCCAAGATCCTCGGCAATATCGAGATCGGCCATTGCGCGCGCATCGCGGCGGGCTCGGTCGTGGTGAAGCCCGTGCCGCACAACGTCACGGTTGCCGGCGTACCGGCGAAGGTCGTCGGCGAAGCCGGCTGCGCCGAGCCGTCGCGCACCATGGACCAGATGATCAACGCGATGGGTCTCTGA
- a CDS encoding DUF3126 family protein, producing the protein MDVKEVRKLDAYLKRVFGNPKIRVVPRPKKDDSAEVYIGEEFIGVLFVDDEDDDRSFQFQMAILEDDLVDQE; encoded by the coding sequence GTGGACGTCAAAGAAGTCAGAAAGCTGGACGCGTATCTGAAGCGCGTATTCGGCAATCCCAAGATCCGCGTCGTGCCGCGGCCGAAGAAGGACGATTCCGCCGAGGTCTATATCGGCGAGGAGTTCATCGGCGTGCTGTTCGTCGATGACGAGGATGATGATCGCTCGTTCCAGTTCCAGATGGCGATCCTCGAGGACGATCTGGTCGACCAGGAATAA
- a CDS encoding PaaI family thioesterase codes for MSDAIANLPPGAQLLGREWLGFDEAGHALIRFDAQSAFTNRHGTIQGGFLAAMLDSATGVCALAKLSSDLTVVTRSLDTRFLKPAAVGAITARARVTEHTERDMVVQAELMDAEGITVADATARLRILAKR; via the coding sequence GTGAGCGACGCAATAGCGAATCTACCACCCGGCGCCCAATTGCTCGGACGCGAATGGCTCGGCTTCGACGAGGCCGGGCACGCGCTGATCCGCTTTGATGCTCAGAGCGCGTTCACCAACAGGCACGGGACGATCCAGGGCGGGTTTCTGGCGGCGATGCTGGACTCTGCGACCGGAGTTTGCGCGCTCGCGAAGCTCTCGTCCGACCTGACCGTCGTTACCAGGAGTCTGGATACGCGCTTCCTGAAGCCGGCAGCGGTCGGAGCCATCACGGCACGGGCGCGCGTGACGGAGCACACCGAGCGCGACATGGTCGTGCAGGCCGAACTCATGGACGCCGAGGGTATCACGGTCGCCGACGCAACGGCGCGGCTGCGCATTCTGGCGAAGAGATAG